In a single window of the Nakaseomyces glabratus chromosome B, complete sequence genome:
- the DCR2 gene encoding phosphoprotein phosphatase (CAGL0B02761g~Ortholog(s) have phosphoprotein phosphatase activity and role in negative regulation of endoplasmic reticulum unfolded protein response, protein dephosphorylation, traversing start control point of mitotic cell cycle) translates to MRLGRIISRRKVFFLLFTGLLVLWLEKFVLNISKYHHNDELKAGYDLKVLDTARQWMEQSNLKNIKHDDVMVVNYGTIKCFHLGTKYERCLKPKHFHNKPRIVTNSITVRKDLRGSYGYNLIGISEYFFFEVVRFDEFLLYGKPLDVLVFDATPNLNLGAHHIPSATFKEISLGEILRDNFFDIISDVNILFGEDAVDPRPNWHLVKSSPYLSYKHPSFMSYMKLGSQEPEYTKSKVLVKKEHEDDGFKIVQLADLHLGVGKNRCLDEYPHHDKCEADSKTLKFVEEVLDIEKPGFVVFSGDQIMGDRSLQDSESVLYKAVDPVIRRRIPWAMVWGNHDDEGSLSRWELSKLAMKLPYSRFQISPHDTKDNTFGVGNYAHQIFYENDPEVAALSLYFMDSHKYSKTGKIYLGYDWLKEEQLEYIQSLYERGMKSHIKENIHRHAAMTFIHIPLPEYLNLDSKKRPGESNELIGTFKEGVTAPRYNSGGLVALDKIGVDVVGCGHDHCNDYCLHDDSTSNKNIWLCYGGGAGEGGYAGYGGTERRIRTYKFDPQTGKITTWKRLNSKPSEIFDFQIVKD, encoded by the coding sequence ATGAGGCTCGGGAGGATAATATCGAGACGTAAGGtgtttttccttttatttACTGGGTTATTGGTTTTATGGCTCGAGAAATTTGTGTTGAATATCAGTAAGTATCACCACAACGATGAACTGAAAGCTGGTTATGACCTTAAAGTTCTGGATACTGCCAGACAATGGATGGAGcaatcaaatttgaaaaatatcaagCATGATGATGTTATGGTTGTGAATTATGGAACAATTAAATGTTTCCACCTAGGTACCAAATACGAAAGATGTTTGAAGCCCAAGCATTTCCACAATAAACCTAGAATAGTGACGAACTCTATAACTGTGAGAAAGGATTTGAGAGGATCCTATGGATACAATTTAATAGGTATATCCgagtatttcttttttgaagttgttaGGTTTGATGAATTCTTGTTATACGGTAAACCTTTGGATGTACTTGTATTTGATGCGACGCCAAATTTAAATCTGGGTGCTCATCATATACCCTCTGCAACTTTTAAAGAAATATCCTTAGGTGAAATACTAAGAGATAACTTCTTTGATATCATATCAGATGTGAACATTTTATTTGGTGAAGATGCTGTCGATCCTAGACCAAACTGGCACTTGGTCAAAAGCTCTCCTTACTTGTCTTATAAGCATCCTTCTTTCATGTCTTATATGAAACTGGGATCGCAAGAACCCGAATACACAAAATCTAAAGTGCTAGTCAAAAAGGAACATGAAGATGATGGATTTAAGATTGTTCAACTGGCTGATCTGCATTTAGGAGTTGGCAAGAATAGATGTCTCGATGAGTATCCACACCATGATAAATGTGAAGCAGATTCAAAAACATTAAAGTTTGTGGAGGAGGTTTTAGATATCGAAAAGCCCGGGTTTGTTGTGTTTTCTGGCGATCAAATTATGGGTGATAGGTCTCTCCAGGATAGTGAATCTGTTCTTTACAAGGCTGTTGACCCAGTTATCAGGAGACGTATTCCGTGGGCAATGGTTTGGGGAAACCATGACGATGAGGGAAGCCTGTCTCGTTGGGAACTCTCTAAGCTGGCGATGAAGTTACCTTACTCTagatttcaaatttctcCACATGATACAAAAGATAACACATTCGGTGTAGGAAATTATGCACATCAGATATTCTACGAGAATGATCCTGAAGTTGCTGCTTTGAGTTTATACTTTATGGATAGTCATAAATATTCCAAGACTGGGAAAATATACCTTGGTTATGACTGGCTAAAAGAGGAACAGTTGGAATATATACAGTCGTTATATGAAAGAGGTATGAAATCACacattaaagaaaatatacaCAGACATGCGGCTATGACATTCATTCATATCCCACTCCCAGAATACTTAAATCTGGATTCTAAAAAGCGTCCTGGGGAATCTAATGAATTGATTGGCACTTTTAAGGAAGGAGTAACAGCTCCAAGGTACAACTCCGGTGGACTAGTTGCTTTAGATAAAATCGGAGTTGATGTTGTAGGCTGCGGGCATGATCACTGTAATGACTATTGTTTGCATGATGACTCTActtcaaacaaaaatatttggtTATGTTATGGCGGTGGagctggtgaaggtggctATGCTGGTTACGGAGGTACAGAGAGAAGAATCCGCACTTACAAGTTTGATCCACAAACTGGTAAAATAACAACTTGGAAACGATTAAATAGCAAACCAAGTGagatttttgattttcagATAGTAAAGGACTGA
- the VPS38 gene encoding Vps38p (CAGL0B02772g~Ortholog(s) have role in late endosome to vacuole transport and fungal-type vacuole membrane, phosphatidylinositol 3-kinase complex, class III, type II localization): protein MPQYLLKRHLRHLKSISVNNISLIDESKKIGSRVGFIPCFIVLEDTRSRKPFYVSELETGSLSSLHFTELVIPKEFELCTLFEIKIAAKIPSFLLRHDEDELWCFVAMHTVNLDELTYIGNQRDDHITMEQNLPMIEMIDGWYALPNKNIRYTGLQISPVANMNNKNRKRMCPFNSLVKLSKLTQYTGDMVEEKQISTNKIERLIKSTHNIGTGILDTYQENIKMIESRCEIKRQKLKRLKDQLSELDDGNELNDVDSNIETYRDEYANIYSKLSNAKEAIEKLQKKKLIQLINVFKNTFLFDKDVGLISFQFDDDEIEVEEFCKNLERVSIEQIYDRYNEYPKSVKIINAMLGFYSLFIVIYSYRIIQRKLPFDIVFQGSETIVGRKYRLSFPESRSTKSKEEFHIALRAFNENIMQFTQYLGHITQSFTI from the coding sequence ATGCCACAATATCTATTGAAGAGGCATCTTCGACATTTGAAGTCCATCTCTGTCAACAATATATCGTTAATTGATGAGTCTAAAAAAATTGGCTCAAGGGTAGGCTTTATTCCATGCTTTATTGTATTGGAGGACACTAGATCAAGAAAGCCATTCTATGTCAGTGAATTGGAGACTGGATCATTGTCGTCCTTGCATTTCACAGAATTAGTCATACCTAAAGAATTTGAGTTGTGCACGCTGTTTGAAATAAAGATAGCTGCGAAGATTCCGAGCTTCTTACTGAGGcatgatgaggatgagcTATGGTGTTTTGTTGCAATGCACACTGTGAACTTGGATGAGTTAACTTACATTGGTAATCAAAGAGATGATCACATTACCATGGAACAGAATTTGCCTATGATAGAAATGATAGATGGATGGTACGCCCTCCCTAATAAGAATATTCGTTATACTGGTTTACAAATAAGCCCCGTTGCTAATATGAACAATAAAAATCGTAAGAGAATGTGTCCATTTAATTCTCTAGTTAAATTGTCAAAACTCACTCAGTATACTGGCGATATGGTGGAGGAAAAGCAGATTTCCACAAACAAGATAGAGAGGCTGATTAAATCAACACATAATATAGGCACTGGAATACTAGATACATATCAGgaaaacataaaaatgATTGAAAGTAGATGTGAGATAAAGAGACAAAAGTTAAAGAGGCTAAAGGATCAACTTTCTGAATTGGATGATGGGAATGAACTAAATGATGTTGACAGCAATATTGAAACATACAGGGATGAATATGCTAATATTTACTCAAAGCTATCAAACGCCAAAGAGGCGATTGAGAAAttacagaaaaaaaaattgattcAATTAATAAATGTATTCAAGAATACTTTCTTATTTGATAAAGACGTGGGCTTAATATCGTTTCAgtttgatgatgacgagATCGAAGTTGAAGAGTTTTGCAAGAATCTTGAAAGAGTTTCTATCGAGCAAATTTACGACAGATATAATGAGTATCCAAAATCTGTGAAAATCATAAATGCAATGCTGGGATTTTATTCATTATTTATCGTAATATATTCATACAGAATAATACAGAGAAAACTTCCTTTCGATATTGTATTTCAAGGTAGTGAAACTATCGTGGGTCGTAAGTATCGTTTGAGTTTCCCAGAATCTCGATCAACTAAATCCAAGGAAGAATTCCATATTGCCTTAAGAGCgtttaatgaaaatatcatGCAGTTTACACAGTATCTAGGTCATATTACTCAGTCCTTTACTATctga